The Populus alba chromosome 6, ASM523922v2, whole genome shotgun sequence genome contains a region encoding:
- the LOC118055733 gene encoding TMV resistance protein N → MQRMKTRASRTVAPSSSSSDEDISLGVSQEEAPTPLTPSVDAASSSDVSHRRSANLSDCCKLIFTVTRFVESEQLKHHRIEIDIIDEFIELIPCMSSRTRSFHFRMPKEKRKQSKDEENDSSSRRRRKADLTAMTEPDSSRSRPQEAYDVFLSFRGEDTRKTFTDHLYTALVQAGIHTFRDDDELPRGEEISHHLLEAIQESKICIVVFSKGYASSRWCLDELVEILKCKYRKTSQIALPIFYDIDPSDVRKQTGSFAEAFVKHEEHSEEKVKEWREALEEAGNLSGWNLKDMANGHEAKFIQHIIKEVWNKLYPKDMNVGTHPVGIDPLVNEIRDFVSNGTEKVCIVGIHGMPGIGKTTIAKEVFNKLCDEFEGSSFLLNVKEKSESKDMVLLQQQLLHDILRQNTEKINNVDRGKVLIKERLPHKRVLVVVDDVARPDQLLDLMGEPSWLGPGSRVIITTTDESLLLEADQRYQVQEFNRDNSLQLFCRHAFRDTKPAKDYVELSNDVVEYCGGLPLALKVLGSCLYGKNQARWESVIDKLRKFPNSEIQKKLRISFDTLDESTLKNTFLDIACFFIGRKKEYVAKVLEGCYGYNPEDDFGTLIERSLIKVDDSGTIGMHGLLRGMGREIVKEESPENPAQRSRIWSQEDAWIVLKMQMGTEVVKGLTLDVRRSEDKSLSTGSFTKMKLLKLLQINGVELTGSFERLSKVLTWICWLECPLEFLPSDFTLDYLVVIDLRYSNIRELWKEKKILNKLKILDLSYSKNLVKTPNMHSSNLEKLLLEGCSSLVEVHQCIGHSKSLVSLNISGCSQLQKLPECMGDIESLTELIADGINNEQFLFSVEHLRCVRKLSLRGHWDWNWNLPYWPSRNSSWIPAFLLTPTSTIWRLLGKLKLGYGLSERATNSIDFGGLSSLEELDLSGNNFFSLPSGIGILSKLWLLTVHGCGNLVSIPELPSNLEHLDAFGCQSMQWALCYGGYGYHILFNHCYTFSHRDKFTMIPNWFSYRGKGTSLSFHIPPVFQGLVVGVACPCLLLGHFETAKLGIKNKSNGIQLFKAKVCDFASRNWVRYLSISEMAMKEYSGDEGLELFVEVRHKFLEMIEYAEVFECGIHVIVEKTDSFEGSEWDHESEVGRDRVIPAPPYLSQNALYNSIEIDGKQGQSNLSKYAEDRLLEVLFLSLLHGIGTHTHIYSMHICVYTYILIRVHSLNSIFMQRIFDYHYLRPLDYSMIPKCFRYRGEGCSLSFRIPLVFEGLVIWAVCSGGGHQEFKAIIKSKSNDIQLFEATHARPYFRSRWVRFISKREMAMEKYCGDDALELHVILRSKKSEVVRCGIHVIEAYSYERSIYDQTPALDHDIDYYETSFEGSGLDHEIDNQESGVESDRTIPSPPYHLLHHPRHGSMRFSTRHQWKAFLIRAFSLWKIIIIQKLSPNDLN, encoded by the exons atgcagagaatgaaaaccagagcttcacGTACGGTCGCACCTAGTTCATCTAGCAGCGACGAAGACATTTCCTTAGGTgtctctcaagaagaggcacctacaccacttaCGCCGTCGgttgatgctgcctcttccagcgatgtttcacatcgcagaagcg CTAACCTTTCTGATTGCTGCAAGTTGATCTTTACAGTCACCAGGTTCGTGGAATCCGAACAACTCAAACACCATAGAATTGAG ATAGACATCATTGATGAGTTTATTGAGTTAATTCCTTGCATGTCTTCTAGAACAAGATCATTCCATTTTAGAATGCCGAAAGAAAAACGCAAACAatccaaagatgaagaaaatgattcatcctcgcgaaggagaagaaaagctgACCTCA CTGCCATGACAGAGCCAGATTCTTCTCGATCTAGACCACAAGAGGCCTATGATGTCTTTTTGAGTTTTAGAGGAGAAGATACTCGCAAGACATTTACAGATCATCTATATACTGCCTTAGTCCAAGCAGGAATCCACACTTttcgagatgatgatgaacttcCTAGAGGAGAAGAAATCTCCCACCATCTCCTCGaggcaattcaagaatcaaagatatGTATAGTGGTCTTCTCAAAAGGATATGCTTCTTCTAGATGGTGTCTTGATGAACTTGTGGAGATTCTGAAGTGCAAATATAGGAAAACTAGTCAGATTGCTCTTCCTATATTCTATGACATCGATCCTTCAGATGTGAGAAAACAGACTGGCAGTTTTGCAGAAGCATTTGttaaacatgaagaacattctGAAGAGAAGGTGAAGGAGTGGAGAGAAGCTCTTGAAGAGGCAGGAAATCTATCTGGATGGAATCTCAAAGATATGGCAAATGG GCATGAAGCAAAATTTATCCAACATATTATCAAGGAAGTGTGGAATAAATTGTATCCCAAGGACATGAATGTTGGTACTCACCCAGTAGGTATTGATCCCCTTGTCAACGAAATCAGAGACTTCGTAAGTAATGGAACAGAGAAGGTTTGCATTGTGGGCATACATGGGATGCCCGGAATAGGAAAGACGACTATAGCAAAAGAAGTATTTAATAAACTCTGCGATGAATTCGAGGGAagctcttttcttttgaatgtcaaagaaaaatcagaatctAAGGATATGGTTCTTTTACAGCAACAActtcttcatgatattttaagaCAAAATACTGAGAAGATCAATAATGTTGATAGAGGAAAGGTTCTGATCAAAGAACGACTTCCGCAcaaaagagttcttgttgttgttgacgATGTGGCTCGTCCAGACCAACTACTTGATTTGATGGGAGAGCCAAGCTGGTTAGGCCCTGGAAGTAGGGTAATAATTACAACTACAGATGAAAGCTTACTTCTTGAAGCTGATCAAAGATACCAGGTTCAAGAATTTAACCGGGATAACTCCCTTCAGCTTTTCTGTAGGCATGCGTTTAGGGACACCAAGCCAGCAAAAGATTATGTTGAGCTTTCGAATGATGTAGTTGAATACTGTGGAGGACTTCCTTTAGCTCTTAAGGTTTTAGGTTCTTGTTTGTATGGGAAAAACCAAGCTAGATGGGAATCTGTAATtgacaaattaagaaaatttcCAAATAGTGAAATTCAGAAAAAACTTAGAATAAGTTTTGACACACTGGATGAATCTACACTAAAGAATACATTTCTTGATATTGCATGCTTCTTTATTGGTAGAAAGAAAGAATACGTAGCAAAAGTGCTAGAAGGATGTTATGGTTACAATCCAGAAGATGATTTTGGAACTCTCATTGAACGGTCTCTGATTAAAGTTGATGATTCTGGAACGATAGGCATGCATGGTCTATTACGAGGGATGGGAAGGGAGATCGTTAAGGAAGAGTCACCTGAAAATCCTGCGCAAAGGAGCAGAATTTGGAGTCAAGAGGATGCGTGGATAGTACTCAAGATGCAGATG ggaACAGAAGTTGTAAAGGGCCTTACACTGGATGTGAGAAGATCAGAAGACAAATCACTAAGCACTGGATCATTtacaaaaatgaaattgttaaaattactCCAAATCAATGGCGTAGAACTCACCGGGTCTTTTGAACGGCTTTCTAAAGTGTTGACGTGGATTTGTTGGCTTGAATGTCCTTTGGAATTTTTGCCATCTGATTTTACACTAGACTACCTAGTTGTTATTGATCTGCGGTACAGTAACATCAGAGAActatggaaggaaaaaaag ATTCTCAACAAGCTAAAGATTCTTGATCTCAGTTATTCAAAAAACCTTGTTAAAACACCAAACATGCACAGTTCAAATCTAGAGAAACTACTGCTTGAAGGTTGCTCAAGTTTAGTTGAAGTACATCAATGTATTGGACATTCAAAGTCTCTTGTAAGTTTGAATATTTCAGGGTGTTCACAACTTCAGAAGCTGCCGGAGTGCATGGGTGATATTGAGTCCTTGACTGAGCTTATAGCAGATGGAATTAACAACGAGCAATTTCTCTTTTCAGTTGAACATTTGAGGTGTGTGAGGAAGTTGTCATTGCGCGGACACTGGGACTGGAACTGGAACTTACCATATTGGCCTTCACGAAATTCTTCTTGGATTCCAGCTTTTCTGCTAACTCCAACTTCCACTATTTGGAGATTATTGGGAAAGCTAAAACTTGGTTATGGTTTGTCTGAACGGGCAACTAATTCCATTGATTTTGGAGGTTTATCCTCTCTCGAAGAATTGGATTTATCAGGAAACAATTTCTTCAGCCTGCCTTCTGGCATCGGCATCCTTTCTAAGCTGTGGCTTTTGACCGTTCACGGATGCGGAAATCTTGTATCAATCCCAGAGCTCCCCTCAAATTTAGAACATTTGGATGCATTTGGTTGCCAATCAATGCAATGG GCATTGTGCTATGGTGGTTACGGGTATCATATTCTCTTCAATCATTGTTATACATTCAGCCACAGAGATAAGTTCACTATGATTCCAAATTGGTTCAGCTACCGTGGAAAAGGAActtcattatcatttcatataCCTCCAGTTTTCCAAGGCTTGGTCGTTGGGGTTGCCTGTCCATGCTTGCTGTTAGGTCATTTTGAAACTGCCAAATtgggtataaaaaataaaagcaacggtATTCAATTGTTTAAAGCAAAGGTATGCGATTTTGCCAGTAGAAATTGGGTGAGATACTTAAGTATAAGTGAGATGGCAATGAAAGAATATTCTGGAGATGAGGGATTGGAACTGTTCGTGGAAGTTCGGCACAAATTCCTGGAGATGATAGAATACGCTGAAGTGTTTGAATGTGGGATCCATGTGATAGTTGAAAAAACAGATTCATTTGAAGGGTCAGAGTGGGATCATGAGTCTGAAGTTGGAAGAGATAGAGTAATACCTGCACCACCATATCTGTCTCAAAATGCACTGTACAATTCCATTGAGATTGACGGTAAGCAAGGTCAgagtaatttatcaaaatatgcAGAGGATCGGCTACTTGAGGTACTATTTCTGTCTCTCTTGCATGGAATTGGCacccacacacacatatatagcatgcatatatgtgtatatacatatatattaatcaGAGTGCATTCCTtgaattcaatatttatgcagaGAATCTTCGATTATCATTATCTTAGACCCCTCGACTATTCTATGATTCCAAAATGTTTCCGCTACCGTGGAGAAGGATGTTCATTATCATTTCGTATACCTCTAGTTTTCGAAGGCTTGGTCATTTGGGCTGTTTGTTCAGGTGGTGGGCATCAAGAATTCAAGGctattataaaaagtaaaagcaACGATATTCAATTGTTCGAAGCTACTCATGCAAGACCCTATTTCCGTAGTAGGTGGGTAAGATTCATT tcaaAACGTGAGATGGCAATGGAAAAATATTGTGGAGATGATGCATTGGAACTACATGTGATATTGAGGTCCAAAAAGAGTGAAGTGGTACGATGTGGGATCCATGTGATAGAGGCATATTCATATGAACGGAGCATCTACGATCAAACTCCAGCGTTGGATCATGACATTGACTACTACGAGACTTCATTTGAAGGGTCAGGTTTGGATCATGAGATTGACAACCAAGAGTCCGGAGTTGAAAGCGATAGAACGATACCTTCACCACCATATCATCTGCTTCATCATCCCCGTCATGGTTCAATGAGATTTTCTACAAGGCATCAGTGGAAAGCTTTTTTGATTCGGGCGTTCAGCCTATGGAAAATCATAATCATTCAAAAATTGTCACCTAATGATCTCAATTAG